A genomic region of Desulfosarcina ovata subsp. ovata contains the following coding sequences:
- a CDS encoding TolC family protein, with the protein MMKKTILAWLVGTMIFFASSAKADKAAIDRLTVSKAVTHALANNPIIREADERIHAAIASVKSSRADLLPEASLNYSYQRQRDAPIMMFNGNVIQTAHRRLYNWNVTVIQPLFSGFALASKLNISKLDVTARQLEKEQTVLDLIRDVKSACYRLLLSNRLLKVSDQEIDALSAHQRNAELFFREGLVRPNDVLQAQVALANSIQQREKAIAEVKKAEARVNRLLNRPLDEAIQLMDIASFSKSMSLLNGKALSQEALTNRPLIKLLDISLEQLRQSLRIAKSEWYPTISLLGQYDQSGDNPGATQNDYTNDHNTSIGFQAQWKFFQSGKTRAETDRVRRQIKALDAGIIRYQNQIREEVRNAILDCHTAHKNIATARAALHQAVENWRITVLQYKQQVSTATDVLDARAFLTQAESNYFLANYDYLDAVAGLNRAIGKKRVRNGAEINRP; encoded by the coding sequence ATGATGAAAAAAACAATTTTAGCGTGGCTGGTCGGGACCATGATTTTTTTCGCCAGTTCGGCAAAGGCAGATAAGGCCGCCATTGATCGACTAACCGTATCCAAGGCGGTTACCCATGCGCTGGCAAACAATCCTATTATTCGGGAAGCGGACGAGCGAATCCACGCGGCTATAGCCAGCGTAAAAAGCAGCCGCGCAGATTTGCTGCCAGAAGCATCATTGAACTATAGCTATCAACGCCAGCGGGATGCACCGATCATGATGTTTAATGGCAATGTGATTCAGACTGCTCATCGGCGACTGTATAATTGGAACGTAACTGTAATCCAACCATTATTCTCTGGTTTCGCACTTGCTTCAAAATTGAATATATCCAAGCTGGATGTTACTGCCCGGCAATTGGAGAAAGAGCAGACTGTTCTGGATTTGATCCGGGACGTTAAAAGTGCTTGTTACCGCCTGTTGCTATCCAATCGGCTATTAAAGGTCAGCGACCAGGAAATTGATGCGCTGTCTGCACATCAGCGAAATGCTGAGCTTTTTTTCAGAGAAGGACTGGTCCGGCCCAACGACGTCCTTCAGGCACAGGTTGCACTTGCCAATTCGATTCAGCAACGGGAAAAGGCCATTGCCGAGGTGAAAAAGGCCGAAGCCCGTGTAAACCGTCTTCTGAATCGCCCCCTGGATGAAGCCATTCAATTAATGGATATAGCTTCTTTTTCTAAATCAATGTCGTTGCTTAATGGTAAGGCCTTGAGTCAGGAAGCATTAACCAACCGTCCGCTCATAAAATTACTGGATATCAGTCTGGAGCAACTTCGTCAGTCCCTGCGAATAGCGAAAAGTGAATGGTATCCCACGATTTCTCTATTGGGTCAGTATGACCAGAGCGGAGACAATCCCGGTGCCACGCAAAACGATTATACCAATGACCACAATACCAGCATAGGCTTCCAGGCCCAATGGAAATTCTTCCAAAGCGGAAAAACGCGTGCCGAAACCGATCGTGTACGCCGTCAGATCAAAGCTCTCGATGCAGGAATCATAAGATATCAAAACCAAATCCGCGAAGAGGTACGTAATGCGATATTGGATTGCCATACCGCCCACAAAAATATCGCTACAGCCAGGGCTGCGCTTCATCAGGCAGTGGAGAATTGGCGGATTACGGTCCTGCAATACAAGCAACAGGTCTCTACCGCGACTGATGTACTTGATGCAAGGGCTTTTCTAACCCAGGCGGAAAGCAACTATTTTCTTGCTAATTATGACTATCTTGATGCGGTTGCAGGTCTTAACCGGGCCATTGGCAAAAAAAGGGTTAGGAATGGAGCTGAAATAAATCGCCCCTAA
- a CDS encoding enoyl-CoA hydratase/isomerase family protein, with amino-acid sequence MKASTSELNCENDYFRVHCYGPLAVFRFKGNFLLNLTILKAKESILSSFSRFATHPELKIVIILSNPRKARREEFLSFFDMIKSSRLSKNAILRLYRTIDEVILHIIESNLFFINANCGEILPMNTNIALACDYRIIGENTVFQNPALELGLVSKGGGVWFLKNSLSKGRLYDLLLSTQQITAKEAIAMGLADICVPAAQLESKAFEIGQQFAKQPISSIKLAKRLINHSMIRLSDYLEYENCQLMEVMHERRIFK; translated from the coding sequence ATGAAGGCATCGACATCGGAACTGAATTGCGAAAATGACTACTTCCGTGTGCATTGCTATGGACCCCTTGCCGTTTTTCGTTTCAAGGGTAACTTCCTACTCAATTTGACCATATTGAAAGCCAAGGAGAGTATTTTATCGTCTTTTAGCAGATTCGCAACCCATCCCGAGTTAAAAATAGTGATCATTTTGTCCAATCCGCGCAAAGCCAGAAGAGAAGAATTCCTTTCTTTTTTTGATATGATCAAATCCTCACGATTATCCAAAAATGCAATTCTGCGGCTATATCGAACCATCGATGAAGTTATTTTGCACATCATCGAATCGAATCTTTTTTTTATCAATGCCAATTGCGGGGAAATCTTGCCGATGAACACCAACATAGCCCTGGCATGTGATTATCGAATCATCGGTGAAAATACTGTATTTCAAAATCCGGCACTTGAATTGGGGCTGGTATCCAAGGGCGGTGGGGTATGGTTCCTAAAAAATAGCCTGTCAAAAGGCAGGTTATACGATCTGCTGTTATCCACGCAACAGATTACCGCAAAAGAGGCCATTGCCATGGGACTGGCCGACATCTGTGTGCCTGCCGCCCAACTTGAAAGCAAAGCGTTTGAGATTGGACAACAATTTGCAAAGCAGCCGATTTCATCCATAAAGCTCGCAAAACGATTAATCAATCATTCCATGATTCGTCTTTCTGATTATCTGGAGTATGAAAACTGTCAGTTGATGGAAGTGATGCATGAAAGAAGAATATTCAAATAG
- a CDS encoding efflux RND transporter permease subunit: MGYQSDLVAASVKSFLIELVEAVVIVILVLCITMGLSSGLLMGAILLLTIFGTLIGMKLMAIDFQMISLGALILALGMLVDNAIVVTEGILVKSQQGMSRRKATLNTVSQTAWPLLGATFVAVLAFAAIGTSQDTTGEFLKSLFLVMAISLFLSWVLAITLTPLFCVQFLPKAKTNRTADPYTGKLYQWYRNILVICLRHRILSLVILAGTLVAALVGFSQVEKDLFPQDSRNQFMVNYWRPEGTRIEEVSKDLGQLEHLLTKFDDITATATFVGQGTLRFVLTYEPEMPNTSYGQILVTVKDSEHIDRLISVLRRDLPDRFPDARIELKKFRRGPGEGAQIQARFMGQDISILRKLSNQAEAIMAEDPLAIDIRNDWRQPVLTFRPQIIEAAARRLGITRPQVADSLAMNFSGKVVGIYRQENTLIPIKIRAPKEERESVDRLHDVVVFSPDTGSAVPLQQISSELKTKWEDPIIRRLDRRRTITAGCNPLHGTADTLLSKLRPKIEAIPLPPGYALEWSGDYEDTIDAQEGLFQMVPVFFLAMVFTVVALFNGARQTIIIFLCLPLVSVGVTAGLLITGQPFGFMCILGYLGLSGMIIKNAVVLIDQVDAEIRSGKDAYAAILDSAVSRLRPVSMASITTVLGMLPLLQDIFFVGMSVTIIGGLTFGTVLTLLVIPILYALFFKVWRTI, translated from the coding sequence ATGGGCTATCAGTCGGATTTGGTAGCCGCCTCGGTCAAGTCTTTTTTAATCGAGCTGGTGGAGGCGGTGGTTATTGTCATTTTGGTGCTGTGTATCACGATGGGGCTATCCAGTGGTTTACTGATGGGAGCTATATTGTTGCTCACTATTTTCGGCACGTTGATCGGCATGAAATTAATGGCAATCGATTTCCAAATGATTTCTTTGGGGGCATTAATTTTGGCACTGGGCATGCTCGTTGACAACGCCATCGTTGTCACCGAGGGAATCCTGGTCAAGTCCCAACAAGGTATGAGCCGCCGGAAAGCGACCCTGAACACGGTATCCCAAACGGCATGGCCGTTATTGGGGGCAACCTTCGTTGCCGTCCTGGCATTTGCCGCCATCGGTACATCTCAGGACACCACCGGGGAGTTCCTGAAAAGCCTTTTTCTGGTAATGGCGATTTCCCTCTTTTTAAGCTGGGTATTGGCGATTACATTAACACCACTGTTTTGCGTTCAGTTCCTGCCCAAAGCAAAAACGAACCGTACGGCGGATCCTTACACCGGCAAGTTGTATCAATGGTACCGCAATATCCTGGTCATATGTTTGCGGCATCGCATCCTTTCACTGGTCATCTTGGCAGGTACTCTTGTGGCAGCCCTTGTAGGCTTCAGCCAAGTGGAAAAAGATCTGTTTCCACAGGACAGCCGAAACCAATTCATGGTCAATTATTGGCGGCCGGAGGGCACGCGGATTGAGGAAGTCTCTAAAGATCTCGGCCAACTTGAACATCTTCTAACCAAATTTGACGATATCACCGCGACAGCAACCTTCGTCGGCCAGGGTACCTTGCGCTTCGTGCTGACCTATGAGCCGGAAATGCCGAATACAAGCTATGGTCAGATTCTCGTAACCGTCAAAGACTCTGAACATATCGATCGATTGATATCTGTCCTTCGTCGGGACCTGCCCGATCGGTTTCCCGACGCCCGCATTGAATTGAAAAAATTTCGGCGTGGGCCGGGTGAAGGTGCCCAGATTCAGGCTCGTTTCATGGGACAGGACATCTCGATCCTACGGAAATTGTCGAATCAAGCCGAAGCCATTATGGCTGAAGATCCTTTGGCCATCGACATCCGTAATGATTGGCGTCAGCCCGTGTTGACTTTTCGGCCACAGATCATCGAAGCTGCCGCGCGGCGTTTGGGGATCACCAGACCCCAAGTCGCCGATTCCCTGGCCATGAACTTCTCGGGCAAGGTTGTTGGAATCTATCGTCAGGAAAACACCCTGATTCCAATCAAAATACGGGCACCAAAGGAGGAACGTGAATCCGTGGATAGACTTCATGATGTCGTCGTTTTCAGTCCGGATACGGGAAGCGCCGTTCCACTGCAGCAGATTTCCAGCGAACTGAAAACCAAATGGGAGGATCCCATTATTCGCCGACTTGACCGGCGACGAACCATAACTGCGGGGTGCAATCCGCTTCATGGAACCGCTGATACGCTCCTTTCCAAGTTGCGGCCGAAAATAGAGGCGATCCCGCTTCCACCTGGTTATGCGCTGGAATGGAGCGGAGACTATGAAGACACAATCGATGCCCAAGAAGGATTGTTTCAAATGGTGCCGGTGTTTTTCTTGGCCATGGTCTTTACCGTGGTCGCATTGTTCAACGGTGCCCGGCAGACAATCATCATCTTTCTCTGCCTGCCATTGGTGAGTGTCGGGGTCACAGCCGGATTGTTGATCACCGGCCAACCTTTCGGATTCATGTGCATCCTCGGATACCTGGGGCTTTCCGGAATGATCATCAAGAATGCGGTTGTGCTCATCGATCAGGTCGATGCCGAGATTCGTTCAGGGAAGGATGCTTATGCGGCAATACTCGATTCTGCTGTCAGCCGTCTGCGTCCGGTTTCCATGGCCTCGATTACCACGGTGCTAGGCATGCTCCCTCTGCTGCAGGATATTTTTTTTGTGGGCATGAGTGTCACCATTATTGGGGGGCTGACCTTCGGGACTGTACTGACACTTCTGGTCATACCCATCCTATATGCTCTTTTTTTTAAAGTTTGGAGGACAATATGA
- a CDS encoding IS1634 family transposase yields MTIGVFSVIQDGMYIRRTTIKSKKDGETYFTHRLVESVRVGNKVKQRTIINLGKNFPFPREQWPDIACRVEGIINGQSSLFKLPEKIEQAAQHYAAQIIQTRSSQNNNTDKNDSIDAPDYRLIDIDSLELIRPRSVSIEHVSHETFLKLQLDKIFEGLGYNNHQIAAAIGSIVGRMAVPGSELSTHYWLQNRSGLGELIGYDYESMSLKRIYEISDRIYKDKEAIERHLYNRERFLFGFEEIITLYDLTNTFFEGSCKYNELGKHGKSKEKRSDCPLVTLALVLDSSGFPRRSKIFSGNVSEPSTLEEMISSLNKPSESSLEDDKQMSVFDKKKPVVVMDAGIATNDNVQWLQANHYRYLVVSRKRYREFDHDKAVEVKRDKDYIVKAYKKYVKETEETEIYCHSSEREKKDQSIQNRFSERFEADLKSLNDGLNQKGRLKIYEKVVEKVGRLKQKYTKAAKNYEITIHKDKGSKKATKITWKIKKNSDSSDSNPGVYCLRTNLNDLDETILWRTYTMLTDLEAVFRSLKSELGLRPVFHQITRRVKGHLFITLLAYHHVHTIRFRLKENGIHTSWSDLRKELDGQNRTTAVMRSKNGETIHVRKSTKAESRQLKIYDALGVPHSPGKVVKYEV; encoded by the coding sequence TTGACAATCGGTGTTTTTTCTGTAATTCAAGATGGCATGTATATCCGACGAACAACAATTAAGAGCAAAAAAGATGGCGAAACATATTTCACTCATCGCCTTGTTGAATCAGTTAGAGTTGGAAATAAGGTGAAGCAGCGCACTATTATAAATCTCGGTAAAAATTTTCCTTTTCCACGAGAACAATGGCCAGATATTGCTTGTCGTGTTGAGGGAATTATTAATGGTCAATCAAGTTTGTTTAAATTGCCGGAAAAAATTGAGCAAGCCGCACAGCATTATGCTGCACAAATCATACAAACCCGGTCGAGTCAAAACAACAATACAGACAAAAACGATAGTATAGATGCCCCCGATTACCGTTTGATTGATATCGATAGTCTTGAACTTATAAGACCGCGTAGCGTTAGTATTGAACATGTATCACATGAAACATTTCTCAAATTACAATTGGATAAAATATTTGAAGGTCTTGGATATAATAATCATCAAATAGCAGCTGCAATCGGAAGTATAGTTGGTCGAATGGCGGTTCCCGGCAGTGAGTTATCAACGCATTACTGGCTGCAAAATCGAAGCGGTTTAGGCGAATTAATCGGCTATGACTATGAAAGTATGTCGCTAAAACGAATCTATGAAATATCTGACCGTATTTACAAAGACAAAGAAGCGATTGAAAGGCATTTATACAACCGAGAACGTTTTTTGTTTGGTTTTGAAGAAATAATTACACTTTATGATTTGACAAACACATTTTTTGAGGGAAGCTGTAAGTATAATGAACTTGGCAAGCATGGAAAATCAAAAGAAAAACGCTCAGACTGTCCCTTGGTAACTTTGGCTTTAGTTTTGGACAGTAGCGGCTTTCCAAGAAGAAGTAAAATATTTTCCGGAAACGTTAGTGAGCCATCAACACTGGAAGAAATGATTTCAAGCTTGAATAAACCATCAGAAAGTTCATTAGAAGACGATAAGCAGATGAGTGTTTTTGATAAAAAGAAACCAGTTGTCGTAATGGATGCCGGGATAGCAACAAACGATAATGTACAATGGTTGCAGGCGAATCATTACCGATACCTTGTTGTCAGCAGGAAAAGATATAGAGAATTTGATCATGATAAAGCTGTTGAAGTAAAAAGAGATAAGGATTACATTGTTAAAGCGTACAAAAAATATGTCAAGGAAACAGAAGAGACTGAAATTTATTGTCATTCAAGTGAGCGAGAAAAAAAGGATCAGAGCATTCAAAATCGATTTTCAGAAAGATTTGAAGCAGACTTAAAATCATTGAACGATGGTTTAAATCAAAAAGGTCGGCTAAAGATTTATGAGAAGGTTGTTGAAAAAGTAGGACGGCTGAAACAAAAATATACCAAAGCTGCTAAAAATTATGAGATTACCATCCATAAAGATAAAGGATCAAAGAAGGCGACAAAGATTACCTGGAAGATAAAAAAAAATTCTGACTCTTCAGATTCAAATCCAGGCGTTTATTGTTTGAGAACAAACTTGAACGATCTGGATGAAACTATTCTTTGGCGTACATATACGATGTTGACTGATCTTGAAGCTGTATTTCGAAGTTTAAAATCGGAGTTGGGTTTACGGCCGGTGTTTCATCAAATAACGAGGAGAGTAAAAGGACATCTCTTTATCACATTATTAGCTTATCACCACGTTCATACAATCAGGTTTAGACTTAAAGAAAATGGGATTCATACAAGTTGGTCCGATTTGAGAAAAGAATTAGACGGCCAAAATCGAACAACAGCAGTAATGAGAAGTAAAAATGGCGAGACAATACATGTTAGAAAAAGCACAAAAGCAGAGTCTCGTCAACTAAAAATTTATGATGCACTGGGTGTGCCTCATAGTCCAGGAAAAGTGGTAAAATATGAGGTATAA
- a CDS encoding efflux RND transporter permease subunit, with product MKITEYTISKKTVAYFLILLIIGGGIWSFQKLGKLEFPTFTIKTALVSTAYTGASAEEVEQEVTDRLEIAIQEMSQVKEIRSLSKTGLSIIYVDIKNKYDSSDIPQIWDELRRKISDAQLYLPNGAGPSVVNDDFGDEYGVFFALTGEGYTYEELKDTADFLKRELLLVEGVASVELWGNQQQVVELELSRARMAELGVSIGSVLDTLNKQNQVSDAGRVEVGNADIRIIPTGIFPSIESLGDLLVKSDDAGNLVFLKDVVTIRSGYQDPSDWLLRFNGQPAIGLGVSTVDGGNVVHMGEAVRQRIQELMTNIPIGMQLETIAYPIFSA from the coding sequence TTGAAAATAACAGAATATACCATTTCCAAAAAAACCGTCGCCTATTTTTTAATCCTGCTCATCATTGGGGGTGGTATATGGTCCTTTCAGAAACTTGGCAAGCTCGAGTTTCCCACATTTACGATCAAAACCGCCCTTGTCTCAACAGCGTACACCGGCGCATCGGCCGAAGAAGTGGAACAGGAAGTCACCGACCGGCTGGAGATCGCTATTCAGGAAATGTCCCAAGTCAAAGAAATACGTTCCCTCTCCAAAACCGGCCTTTCAATCATTTATGTCGATATTAAGAATAAATACGATTCCAGCGATATTCCCCAGATCTGGGATGAACTGCGCCGCAAGATTTCAGACGCCCAGTTATATCTTCCAAATGGTGCCGGTCCCTCAGTCGTCAACGATGATTTCGGTGATGAATACGGTGTGTTCTTTGCTCTGACCGGAGAAGGCTATACCTATGAGGAACTGAAGGACACGGCCGATTTTCTCAAACGGGAACTGCTTCTGGTCGAGGGTGTGGCCAGTGTAGAGTTGTGGGGTAACCAACAGCAAGTCGTTGAATTGGAGCTATCGAGAGCCCGTATGGCAGAATTGGGAGTATCCATCGGCTCTGTCCTCGACACTCTCAACAAGCAGAACCAAGTATCCGATGCGGGACGAGTAGAGGTCGGCAATGCCGATATACGAATCATCCCAACCGGAATATTCCCTTCGATTGAGTCATTGGGGGATTTGCTGGTGAAAAGTGATGACGCCGGCAATCTTGTATTTCTCAAGGATGTGGTCACCATCCGCTCCGGTTACCAGGACCCTTCGGATTGGTTGTTGCGATTCAACGGTCAACCCGCCATTGGCCTGGGGGTGTCGACTGTGGATGGTGGCAATGTCGTACACATGGGTGAAGCTGTGCGTCAACGCATTCAAGAGTTGATGACCAATATTCCCATTGGCATGCAACTGGAAACGATAGCCTATCCCATCTTTTCCGCTTGA
- a CDS encoding efflux RND transporter periplasmic adaptor subunit, with protein sequence MNDRILKLVGLLTVLAFLGCSGSSHKDQYAPEPVRPIKAMVVSTSPSKDIRTFPGIVRASREAELAFRVGGPVVEYDIHIGQKVTEGSVIARIDPRDFEVEVLQVSAELEQARANLKAMKKGARAEDIARLEAEKMAAASRMEEAQINFHRQQNLLMESATAKAQYDNARTALDTARANLEIVDQELKKARQGARIEDIEAAEAHIKSLTANLTAARNALADTTLVAPFDGYISRKYIEAHENVPEGQPVVAFLDYSNMEVKTSLPETIIARRRDITDLYCTLDSFPGRTIKAAIKEIGRKTDSANQSYPMTVVLDQSDASIAESGMAATVHLVLENINPTAAIFMPTVALFSDGNGNTCVWRIDQKEMRVSKTPVTVGNLRGDTIQIVSGLQTGEMVATAGARFLREGQTVRIIIDTEKEPV encoded by the coding sequence ATGAATGATCGTATTTTAAAGCTCGTCGGTTTACTAACCGTCCTTGCATTTCTGGGATGTTCCGGTTCATCCCATAAGGACCAATACGCCCCTGAACCCGTCCGGCCGATCAAGGCAATGGTGGTTAGCACTTCTCCGAGTAAAGATATTCGGACATTTCCCGGAATCGTCAGAGCTTCGCGCGAGGCCGAACTGGCCTTTCGCGTCGGCGGCCCAGTGGTTGAATACGACATCCATATCGGGCAAAAAGTGACCGAGGGCAGCGTCATCGCCCGTATCGATCCACGGGATTTCGAGGTCGAGGTTTTACAGGTGTCGGCCGAGCTGGAACAGGCGCGGGCCAACCTGAAAGCCATGAAAAAAGGGGCCAGGGCGGAGGATATCGCTCGGCTGGAGGCCGAAAAAATGGCTGCTGCGTCCAGAATGGAAGAAGCTCAAATAAACTTTCACCGGCAGCAAAACCTTTTAATGGAGTCCGCAACCGCCAAAGCCCAGTATGACAACGCCAGAACCGCTTTGGATACGGCCAGAGCCAATCTGGAAATAGTAGACCAGGAATTGAAGAAAGCTCGACAAGGAGCGCGAATAGAAGATATCGAGGCGGCCGAGGCTCATATCAAGAGCCTTACAGCAAATCTCACAGCCGCACGTAACGCCCTGGCCGATACCACTCTGGTGGCCCCTTTTGATGGTTACATCAGTCGAAAATACATAGAAGCACATGAAAATGTGCCAGAGGGACAACCAGTCGTGGCCTTTCTGGATTATTCGAACATGGAAGTCAAAACGAGCCTGCCGGAAACCATCATTGCCCGTCGAAGGGACATCACCGATCTGTACTGCACACTGGACAGTTTCCCGGGACGAACGATCAAAGCTGCCATCAAAGAGATCGGTAGAAAGACTGACTCCGCAAACCAGAGCTATCCGATGACAGTGGTACTCGATCAATCTGATGCAAGCATAGCTGAATCAGGTATGGCTGCCACTGTCCATCTCGTTTTGGAAAACATTAATCCAACAGCTGCGATATTTATGCCCACCGTAGCCCTTTTCTCCGATGGAAACGGCAATACCTGCGTCTGGCGGATCGATCAAAAAGAGATGCGGGTATCAAAGACACCGGTAACCGTCGGTAACTTGCGTGGCGATACCATCCAGATTGTTTCCGGGTTACAAACCGGTGAAATGGTTGCCACCGCAGGAGCCAGGTTTCTACGGGAGGGCCAAACAGTCCGCATTATTATCGACACCGAAAAGGAGCCGGTTTGA
- a CDS encoding sigma 54-interacting transcriptional regulator produces the protein MEYIKHHIPVSGMFFSLYDPDLNVGRMLSAIWPSNIAKPSKTMVIPKAYWGWLKKRWMNKNQIQIINDINNEGEPKRSLFSMLWPENTSHLSMELWLEKTRLGLFHLFVEGKNRYDQSHADLLSLLHEPFAIAISNILQHQEILRLKDMLADDNNYLRNQMMEITGDTVIGAEFGLRGVMEMVQQVALLNSPVLLLGETGVGKEVIANAIHYSSKRKNNSFIRVNCGAIPENLIDSELFGHEKGAFTGAISSKRGRFERANNGTIFLDEVGELPPAAQVRLLRVLQQHEIERVGGTETIPVNVRIISATHQNLEAMVKSGTFREDLFYRLNVFPITIPPLRHRVDDIPALISHFLEHKSRELGIDNLPIISKETMEEIQSYYWPGNVRELENFVERTLIQGGIENKIDPLPFNKTVAPENYIGTPSLRPATGRMLSMDEAVTAHILKALSQTGGRIEGGKGAARLLKINPSTLRGRMRKLGIPCGKNGLATRIMNFNKRHS, from the coding sequence ATGGAATACATCAAACATCACATACCGGTTTCCGGTATGTTCTTTTCGCTGTATGATCCAGATTTGAATGTAGGACGAATGCTTTCAGCGATATGGCCGTCAAACATCGCCAAACCTAGTAAAACAATGGTGATCCCGAAGGCGTACTGGGGATGGTTGAAAAAACGATGGATGAATAAGAACCAGATTCAAATCATCAACGATATCAACAACGAGGGGGAACCCAAAAGGAGCCTTTTTTCCATGCTTTGGCCTGAGAACACCTCCCACCTGAGTATGGAACTTTGGTTGGAGAAAACACGCCTCGGTCTCTTTCATCTTTTTGTAGAAGGCAAGAACCGCTACGATCAATCCCATGCTGACTTGTTATCCTTGCTTCACGAACCGTTTGCCATCGCGATATCCAATATCCTGCAACACCAAGAGATCTTGCGTCTTAAAGATATGCTAGCCGACGACAATAACTATCTTCGGAATCAAATGATGGAAATTACTGGAGATACTGTTATTGGCGCTGAGTTTGGACTTCGTGGGGTAATGGAGATGGTGCAGCAGGTTGCGCTGTTGAATAGCCCGGTGCTTTTATTGGGCGAAACCGGTGTCGGCAAGGAGGTAATCGCCAACGCGATTCATTATTCATCAAAGCGAAAAAACAATTCCTTCATCCGGGTAAATTGTGGTGCGATCCCGGAAAACCTGATAGACAGCGAACTGTTCGGGCATGAGAAGGGTGCATTTACCGGAGCGATATCAAGCAAGCGGGGACGTTTCGAACGCGCAAACAATGGAACGATCTTTCTGGATGAAGTGGGGGAGTTGCCTCCGGCCGCTCAGGTACGCCTACTGAGAGTTCTTCAGCAGCATGAGATTGAACGGGTGGGGGGGACGGAGACTATTCCGGTAAATGTCCGTATCATCAGTGCCACTCACCAGAACTTGGAGGCGATGGTTAAATCCGGCACATTTCGCGAAGATCTGTTTTACCGTTTGAATGTTTTTCCCATAACGATTCCTCCCCTACGCCATCGAGTAGATGATATTCCTGCTTTGATCAGTCATTTCCTTGAACACAAATCACGAGAATTAGGGATAGACAACCTGCCCATCATTTCCAAAGAGACTATGGAAGAAATTCAGTCCTATTATTGGCCAGGAAACGTTCGGGAACTCGAAAACTTCGTGGAGCGTACCCTGATTCAAGGCGGGATAGAAAATAAAATAGACCCGTTACCTTTTAACAAAACCGTCGCGCCGGAAAATTACATTGGCACCCCGAGTCTACGTCCTGCAACTGGCAGAATGTTATCGATGGATGAAGCCGTTACGGCTCACATACTAAAGGCGCTTAGCCAAACAGGGGGAAGGATAGAAGGCGGTAAGGGAGCGGCTAGATTGCTCAAGATCAATCCCAGCACCTTGCGTGGGCGCATGAGAAAGCTAGGGATTCCCTGTGGAAAAAACGGTCTGGCAACAAGAATCATGAATTTTAATAAGCGGCATTCGTAA
- a CDS encoding 3-hydroxyacyl-CoA dehydrogenase family protein, translating into MKIQNIFVVGSGLMGSGIAQVFAQAGMTVILSDENREALQKAQENIAWSVGKLVEKGRLKEPQDTILERIQPSGDLKKAENADLVVEAVFENIDLKQDIFRRLDEICKPDTYLASNTSSIPITELGAVTRRPERVLGLHFFSPVPMMRAVEVVRGVSTSEETMLMGAAVVRELGKEPIRVESDLPGFLLNRINLVSYVEAIKLLERGVATAEDIDKGVRLAFGRPMGPFETGDVVGLDVSCNALKSIYQESREDRYYPPQLLRRKVRAGQLGKKSGQGWYRYDENGQRL; encoded by the coding sequence ATGAAGATCCAGAATATATTCGTTGTTGGTTCCGGCCTGATGGGCAGCGGGATTGCCCAGGTTTTTGCCCAAGCCGGCATGACCGTGATCCTCAGTGATGAAAACCGGGAAGCGTTGCAAAAGGCTCAAGAAAATATTGCCTGGTCGGTGGGCAAGCTTGTCGAAAAGGGTCGGCTCAAGGAACCACAGGATACCATTCTCGAACGGATTCAACCCTCCGGCGATTTGAAAAAGGCCGAAAATGCGGACCTGGTGGTTGAGGCGGTTTTCGAAAACATAGACCTCAAGCAGGATATTTTTCGGCGTCTGGATGAGATCTGCAAACCGGATACATACCTGGCCAGCAACACCTCCTCAATACCGATTACCGAACTGGGGGCGGTTACCCGGCGTCCGGAAAGGGTGTTGGGGCTCCATTTTTTCAGCCCGGTTCCCATGATGCGAGCGGTGGAGGTGGTCAGGGGCGTGAGTACATCCGAGGAGACCATGCTGATGGGGGCCGCCGTGGTTCGGGAATTGGGCAAGGAGCCCATCCGGGTGGAAAGCGATCTGCCGGGTTTTTTGCTCAACCGAATCAACCTGGTGAGTTACGTCGAAGCCATCAAGCTTCTGGAACGAGGCGTGGCGACGGCTGAAGATATCGACAAAGGGGTCCGGCTGGCGTTCGGCCGGCCAATGGGTCCGTTTGAAACCGGGGATGTCGTGGGGCTCGACGTCTCTTGCAATGCGCTGAAATCGATATACCAGGAAAGCCGTGAAGATCGTTATTATCCGCCCCAGCTTTTGAGACGAAAAGTGAGAGCCGGGCAGCTTGGCAAAAAGAGCGGTCAAGGGTGGTACCGGTACGATGAAAATGGTCAGCGTTTGTAG